In Sceloporus undulatus isolate JIND9_A2432 ecotype Alabama chromosome 7, SceUnd_v1.1, whole genome shotgun sequence, one DNA window encodes the following:
- the UTP14A gene encoding U3 small nucleolar RNA-associated protein 14 homolog A, whose protein sequence is MAAAEEEEPVMEDCEEEADDEEAAKRHHQLLDALSTLSGGKRLRAAERTEASRQISEFDVGRGAGEKVLLSELLQSDSASPALRRIRKQLNKAQQKKAVELPLSKEENERVVREAAFTQTAQALAKWDPVVQQNRRAEQLIFPLQQESVAVAPVEEVMSSWQARTPLEQEIFSLLHKTQQPVKDPLLTPQEKASLQAMSLEEAQLRRMELQRARALQSYYEAKARRKRKIKSKKYHKVLRKGKSRKVLQEFEMLQKSNPEAALEQLEKMEKERIEERMTLKHQNKGRWAKSTVIMAKYNLEARQAMQEQLARNKELTQKARPESESEEEGNSSEMEESRIPDVVNDAHIGMDPSNPWMLGKACTKPREDLPAQPEDSGETEGQEALLQTLVESQQELQNSTELQGPSGEETIQLLPDVLPAAPPSPVPEGPLLNETLDRLCTLEDVAALELEEVSQEDQAPPSKAELLQPVDAKSSLQAKDTPDLLQTKSKAATKPTKHKALIDLKAVLAEEPQIVLCPVVPNVVQDELDTDQRQVIQEAFANDNVMADFMKEKRRAEEADKPKAIDLVLPGWGEWGGTGLRPSAKKRRRFLIKPVSQTQRRDRHLPHVILSEQRNISAAAHQVNQLPFPFENRQQFERSIQAPVGPTWNTQRAFQRLTAPRIITQPGHIIRPISAEDANLPNQMVKTNGIRQKPDLELIVSPHKGRPHHVVKKKKKTR, encoded by the exons GCAGATGATGAAGAGGCAGCAAAGAGACACCACCAGCTTCTGGATGCCCTCAGTACTTTGTCTGGAGGGAAGCG GTTGCGAGCAGCTGAACGTACCGAGGCAAGCAGACAGATCTCGGAGTTTGATGTTGGCAGAG GTGCTGGTGAGAAAGTACTCCTCTCAGAGCTCTTGCAATCGGATTCTGCGTCACCAGCTCTACGCCGCATTCGAAAACAACTGAACAAAGCCCAGCAAAAGAAGGCTGTTGAGCTCCCACTGAGCAAGGAGGAAAATGAACGG GTGGTGAGGGAAGCTGCCTTCACACAGACAGCCCAAGCCCTGGCAAAATGGGATCCAGTGGTGCAACAAAACCGGCGTGCTGAACAACTGATCTTCCCACTGCAGCAGGAAAGTGTGGCTGTTGCACCAGTTGAAGAAGTAATGAGCAGTTGGCAG GCACGGACACCCCTGGAACAAGAGATCTTCAGTCTACTccacaaaacacagcagccagtgAAGGATCCGCTTCTTACCCCCCAGGAGAAGGCTTCactgcaagccatgagcctggaagAG GCTCAGTTACGCCGGATGGAGCTCCAGAGGGCTAGGGCCCTTCAATCCTATTATGAAGCAAAAGCACGACGCAAACGAAAGATCAAAAGCAAAAA GTATCACAAAGTGCTAAGGAAAGGCAAGAGTCGCAAGGTCCTTCAAGAGTTTGAGATGCTACAAAAAAGCAACCCTGAGGCAGCTCTGGAGCagctggagaagatggagaaagaaCGCATTGAG GAGAGAATGACTCTGAAACATCAGAACAAAGGCCGGTGGGCCAAATCAACTGTCATCATGGCAAAGTACAACCTAGAG GCTAGGCAAGCCATGCAAGAGCAGCTAGCCCGGAACAAAGAATTGACACAGAAAGCACGGCCAGAATCTGAGAGTGAGGAAGAGGGCAACAGCTCTGAGATGGAAGAGAGTCGCATCCCAGATGTTGTCAATGATGCACATATTGGGATGGATCCAAGCAACCCATGGATGTTGGGAAAGGCTTGCACAAAGCCCAGGGAGGACTTACCAGCTCAACCCGAAGACAGTGGGGAGACTGAAGGACAGGAGGCACTGTTGCAAACTTTGGTTGAATCCCAGCAGGAGCTACAAAACAGTACTGAGCTGCAAG GTCCCAGTGGAGAGGAAACGATACAACTGCTGCCTGATGTGCTTCCAGCAGCACCCCCAAGTCCTGTACCAGAGGGGCCCCTCTTGAATGAGACATTAGATCGGCTTTGCACCTTGGAGGATGTTGCAGCCTTGGAACTAGAGGAAGTGTCCCAGGAAGACCAagcaccaccttccaaggcagaGCTTTTACAGCCCGTTGACGCCAAGTCATCACTTCAGGCCAAGGACACCCCAGACCTTCTGCAGACCAAGTCCAAAGCAGCCACGAAACCAACCAAACACAAGGCCCTGATTGACCTTAAGGCAGTTCTTGCTGAGGAACCTCAGATTGTGCTGTGCCCAGTTGTGCCTAATGTTGTGCAAGATGAG TTAGACACAGACCAGCGGCAAGTCATTCAGGAAGCCTTTGCCAATGACAACGTCATGGCTGATTTCATGAAAGAGAAACGACGAGCAGAAGAGGCTGACAAACCAAAAGCAATCGATCTGGTACTCCCAGGATGGGGCGAGTGGGGAGGCACAGGGCTACGGCCAAGCGCCAAGAAGAGGAGACG GTTCCTTATCAAACCAGTATCTCAGACCCAAAGGAGAGACAGACATCTGCCTCATGTTATTCTGAGTGAACAGCGCAATATTTCAGCTGCAGCTCATCAG GTGAACCAGCTGCCATTCCCCTTTGAGAACAGACAGCAGTTTGAACGCAGCATTCAAGCACCAGTGGGGCCTACCTGGAACACCCAGCGTGCCTTTCAGCGATTGACAGCACCCCGCATCATCACCCAGCCTGGCCACATCATCCGCCCCATCAGTGCAGAGGATGCCAACCTGCCTAACCAGATGGTTAAGACAAATGGCATCAGACAGAAGCCAGATTTAGAGCTGATCGTATCTCCTCACAAGGGCCGTCCCCACCAtgttgtgaagaagaagaagaagacacggTAG